Genomic DNA from Salvia miltiorrhiza cultivar Shanhuang (shh) chromosome 1, IMPLAD_Smil_shh, whole genome shotgun sequence:
ATCTAAAAGTTAACTATAATATCATAGAGAAAACTTGGCATGTCTAAATTACATCATAGGCTAATGTTAATCTTTATTAGTATTAAGTTTTAGTGCCAAATGTTTGATCTAAATAGCAAATAACCCCATATGTGTAGAGTACCTACAAGCAAAGGTGAGCAAAATACccgaaatttaaatatttgatttgaatcaaatcgaaattttaaatttagttttgAATTTTTCGGATCGGATTAGATCGAATTTTAgacaaatttcaaaattttggatCGTATCGAATTGATACTTTTAAAATCCAAAATCCGaattatatttcaaatatatatatatatatatatatatatatatggtcggTTTCTAAAAAGACACCCCCCCTTATAAATAgaatagaaaataaatcatatccgtTGGTTCATTAGAAAATACACGGCTGAGATTAATTGCACAAATCAAATCCCGCAATACTCTCGTCCCTTTCTGTCATTCCACTTTTTGTTCAAAGACGTTTATGAACATACTTGTCAATCCATTGAACTTCTGTGAATGCGTTCGTGAACATACATGTAAGTTCAAAACATACATTAAACACGAATATactctaagttcaaaataatgaaaaatgttCACTCAACCATGTGTGCACGTTCGTAATATATACCAGAGCACAAATATGATTTGCGGGATTTGATTTGTGCAATTAATCTCAGCCAAGTATTTTCAAATGAACGAATGGATATGATTTGTTCTTTATTCTCTACACATTTAGATGTTTCTATTAAACCTTtgcacatgtatatatatagatataggtATATAGGGTTAAGTTAAACAAAGAATGACCCTatgtatagagaatagagaTTAAATCTCATCCCTTAAAATTGCTGAATCGTGCGGCCCAAATCAAATTCGCATGCAAATTTTAATTAGCATAACTAGTgttcaaaaatatatttaattagaattagggcATTTGAGTAACTTTACAAACTAGTAAAAATGGCATGTCTGAAATTTACTCCCATTTCAATCCTATCGTCTCCCAAATTTACGTATTCACCAAACAAATCAATTCAGATCTCCTCCCCCCTTGCCGCTACAGCCGCCACCACTGCACCTCATTTCTTCCTCCACCCTAACCACCGGAGATCCAGCAAGATCATCGTCGTCGTCACGATTTTCACCATCCAAaacctcatctccctctctattTCAACAGCGAGCGGCGAGAGTTGCCACCGCCCCCTTCTCCTTCGGTCTGGCAGTAGCGACCATCAACTATCATCGCCGCCGCGACGAACCACCATCACCACCACCTCTGATTCTCCCTGAGTCGCCCTCTCTTCTCCCCCTGAATAGACCAAACGACCTAGATCTTGAAGCATCGCCGCTGTTCCAGACATCCTGCCCGACTACTCGCCGAAGCCCCCCAACCAGCCACACCATCGTCGCCTCCTTCTTTGAGCCTAATCCGCTGAGCAGCGTCAATTAGAACCGCCACCCTCAATCCCTGACTCCCTCGATTCTTCCCCATCAACTCAAGCCCTGAAATTTTAGATCTGGAATTTGAGAATTTTAGGAGAATCCTTTTGGTGTGCATTTTTTCGTCTGGGGAATTTTGCTGTTTATAGTTGTTGTGTTCTTTTTGTAAATGTGTATGTTCAAATAGTTGTGATTTCTGTTTGAAATGTACTAATGTTGTTATCAAATGGAGTTTCATTTCATAGGTGTTGTTGTGTTCTTTAAGCTAGTTAGTCTGTTCAAATATTTGTAAGGTCTGTTAATGGTTTCGATTGAGGTTTTGAGGAGACGAAGAGACGAGTCGCCGGATGGCGGACCCATGAGAGGGGCGTGCAACAAAGAAACAGGCGGCGGCATCTCAACACTCCTGGGTGACGATGTCACTGAATTGTAGAGAGAGGGACGACGACTATTTGCGGATCTGCAACTCATCGGACCCCCTCTCCCCAAATCGATGACGCAGTCGTGACATTGGCTTCATTAGAGAGATGAGACGACATCACTGATATTTCTTGTTCTGAGCGGATTTCTGCGAAAGCCAGAGTGTGGACGGAGGTTGTTTTCAGCCATGACTTTGAATGAGCAATTTTAGAATTTTGCACTGATATTTTTTGTTCGtcacttttattttcttttcgaCGGATTGAATGAGCAATTTTAGAATTTTGGGTGCGTCCAGTAAATCTGAATATATCTGTTCATTTAGATATTATGTTCTGTTCATTTATAAACTGTGTTATGTTCATTTATGTTCTTGGCGAATCGCTTTTATTTTCGTTTCCGCTAtgaaatctgattttttttcattttttttaatataaaatattttgaacacGGTTTAAACAATTACGAACACCTAAAAAaactatttgaatttatcttaCTAACATAAAATAGTTAACATAAAGCTTTTTGAACAAGCGTACAAAAATTACGAACACCTTAGTAATATATTTAAAGTTTTCAATgttgtataattttttgaaGTTTTAAGAGACTAGCGTGAAAAAAATTTGGATCAAAATATTTCGAACAAgcattaaaaaattatgaaaaccTGAGTAATAAATTTGAAGTTGTCAATGGTGtataattttcttaagttttaacaGATTAGCGTGAAAGATGTCAGACGTGGTTGCACCGATAGAAAAACTTAAAAGATATGGATGAATAAAATCTTTCCAAAATAATAggataattaaatatttgtaaatCTTAATTAACGGCTGTATAGAATTGTTCAATTACATATGTAGCCTTTTCGGCTATAATTatggaaaataattaaaagaaaatcggACCCTTGGATTGGCAGATTTGGATGCTCCAgattaattctctattctctacatATTTATCATTATCTGTTTAACCTTTCTTTAGGTAGATATATGTGTGTGTTCTTAAATACttaactatttataaattctaaCTCCAAACACTCATAGTTGTCGATTATAATCAATGATTTATTAATTAGGACTTTAATTTGACCGAATTTGTCTAATTAATTGATTAGGCTTGTATGTATTTCAGATTTTTCGAATTTTgttgattttcaattttttttttcttttcatatttcaATATTTTGATTCAAATACGATTTTATCCGAAAATTTTGATTCAGATACAATATTTTGATTCAAATACGATTTCAATAATATGACTcagattgaattttttttaaaaaatttaaattttcaaatcaaatcaaattaaatgaaaattcaaTTCGGAGTCTAATTACTCACCCCCGCCTAGAAGTAACCAAAGGCCTAGCCACAAGTTCCCAATTTCTGGGTCTTTAAGTTGCAAATAACTCTTAACTTTAGTATACAAGTacttacattaaaaaaaaaatagtaataaattagTCTAatcattttctgaaatttaaagTCACCTTCCTAACCCTTAATTTTATGGAATTGTAGACATCTATACTCTataagagcatcaacaaccgtGCACCCAGTCCAGCAATGGTATTGCATTCGTCCGGActcaatagattttaatttcattttctttttacttttattcttttttcaatttaaattaaacaacttcaattttaacaacataaaattcattcaattaaaaatccaaacattacaaaaaaaaaaaaatatttaaaacatccaatttttgaaaaatttaaagCCGTTGTTGGACCCAGCGACTCCAAAGAATGCATGCCAGAtccgtttaattttttttaatccgtttattttttttaattacggaAATGGGGCGCGTGTAATACACCCATCCCCTTCGCTCCACCTTCGCAGCAGGAGCGTTCCATCGCTCCACCTCCATTGCACCCGGGTGCGGCATCGGTTGCGGGTGCGATAGATCAGGATCGATCCCGGCTTCGCACCCACCGATGTTGATGCtctaatatatttaaaagataatttttaatttaaaattaattttaaaataagtgataattttgtagttatattaaaatgtttatttataaattatattttttcttttatatttttcttcatcttcttattttttaaatttatttctttctaaaattatgaaattcgactaattataaaagattgaatatgcatatcaaattaaagatcacgataaaaactttaatataaaatataaaagttatatttatttaaatattaaaatttaaaaagttctctctcctctctcatcctttttgaataaatctatttttcaattttttgtttttttttcattttctttacttttttttgcctttacacaatatcaatttttattattgattttttttcaatatttatctcaaatatacttagtttttttttttttattaaaatgcgattttattaaaaaaggaaaagaaaaaatcagagaaacccttgaaagcacaggagaggcagactaagggccgagcctcgttaaaacttTTCTACGGAAAACTCATAGGGAAAAACCGtagaaaggaaaaaagagtacccgtctaaaaaAACGAAATGATGTGGGGTGAGAGCGGAGGGTTAATTTTCcgaaactccggcctaaccatcgtccccaaaccaacCCGGCTCTCACCCCGCAAAAAAGACCAAACAGAGGCAACTGGCCTGTGAGACGCCGTTGCCAAGTAGCCCAAAAATGAAAGCTATACGGCCGGTTAGACTCCGTCGCCGTTAGCTCGAACAAAGAAGACAAACAAAAGTAAGCAACACACCCGGTTAGATGCCTTCGCCGTGAGTTTACCACAAAACCACGATCATAGCTAAAAAGGTAAAACATCGGCCGGTTATACTCCGTCGCCGAGATTACCACCCAAACAAAAACCTAAGAAATAAAACGAATAGTTTCAGTCGGATTGAGGTCGTCGCCGGAAGCTAAAACGCCGTGAAAACTCCGATTGCGCGATCTGCCCAACAATCAATGACCACGGCAAAAGCAACTCCAAAAACCAAAGCCGCAGCGCAGCTCATCAATGCATCCCCTCCAAAACTCCCACGATCGCCATCCAAACATAAAATTCCAGCTAACCTGCGATCCGAATATGACTATGACAAGAAATATCCAGTCTAACAGCATCATGAATCACCTCAATCTCATGCGGCCACCAGCCCTCATGTCGCTCGTCTGCGGCTAAAATATTAGCCACTTTATTCCCCTCGCGATAGATATGAGAAATTTGAATTTGGAAATCCTTTAGGAGCAAAAGAATCCTTTTCCAAACAGCCGCAAAGCGCCACGGAACCGAGGTTGATCTCTCATGCAGGAGATGCACGATATAGGTTGAGTCAGACTCAATCCAAAGTTGACGCCAGTGTCTTGCATGAGCAATCTGAATTGCCGTAATCACAGCAAGAAGTTCAGCTTCAAACGCAAAACCGATGCCGCCTTTCACATGAAAGCAACCCCTAACCCAACTGAACTTATCTCTGAAGACACCTCCGACACCGATCTTGCCAGGAGCACCTAGCGCCGAGCCGTCGGTATTAACCTTAATCCAATTATTGACGGGAGGCCACCAATAAACATTGATAAACTCCGGAGGAGGAGACGCCCGCGGTCTGACCCCAATCTTTTTAACCACCAAAAGATCATCACAAGAATTATGCATTGAACCTAATTTAGTGAAATTATTCTCCATATCCAAAAAAGTTACCTTGACCGCCTGCAGGATACGCATATGGGCAAagctctcaaatatacttagttaaaaacaaatttttaattatttttataaatatgataatttaattggtaccaattttataaaaatataaaagtattTTATATGAATTGCACGAGGTGTAAATgctagtatatttttaaaagagAATATAAACTAGTACGTGTTCTAAAGTTTTGGAGAtaactatttaaaataaataatcgcAATTTAAACATCAAATACCCGACCTTATTGTAAATTAGgctcaaaatttaaaatgttttaatatgaatatatctatatctaacgagatacataataaatataagaaacatatataaatttagaCCACATGAccaaacaaaaatgaaaatatactaACTTTTtgatttgttgtaaatttatcaattcCATGCACTTGCACGAATTTTAAATTGGGATCTAAATATTCATTAACATcgaaattcaaattttgttgAGAACTTGAAAGTTCATTGTCAATTTTATTTGTATTCTCATTGTTGGAGATATGGTGATCGAGTAATTGAGCTAGGATTCAAGAGTTGAGGTGTTCGAGTTAgagcttttgatgttttgaatTACAATTTCCTAGCAACGAATAGCTTATAACAAATCGATTTTGTCTTCTACACATCCTTATTCGAATCGCACAATCTAACTCCTCAATAACAATAAATAGAGGATAATTCTAGTAATGAGCTTCAAAACTCTTAAATCAATTCTAAATTTTTCGATGTCATATGAATGTCTGAATTTAAGCTTAAAACACGTGtaaaaaatagaagaaacaaatttaaatattgatattattaaaatgctttaaaaattaaattttaattacaataaggtccaaaatttgaaatttaaattgaaatttcaTAACAAAAAACAATACTATTAGATTAGAAAATTTTAAGAGAGCATTCAAAACGTTTTAGAATGGAGTGTGATTTATATGAAAGggtgcaaaataaaataatagtaaaaaaacaatttttctGGTGGGAGATGCTTTGTGAAATTTTGTTTGGATGTAGACGCAAAAGAGAGGATGAAATACAGACATACGATTTAAAACTCAGATATTTCTTccttaaatatataaatatataaaaagatgGTTATTTAATGAAAACTTGGCGTCTGCAAGTcttgcaaaaaaaataaaaaaaacgacAGTACTTCGATCACATcagctttctctctctataattTCTCTCACTGCCTCTCTCAGATTCAAtcaatcagagtcagagtagccCTCTCGTTATTTTCACCACCCTCATTCTGGAGGTCGCCCCACAACCACAGTCGGCTCTGCTCATCACGGAGCCTCTTCTGTATTTCTGGATTATCTGTATAAATTTCTCCGAAGCGGTAATTGATACTCATTAGCATCCACAAACACACATTTCTCCAGCTGTGTGAGCCGAAGGATTGAAGCGGGATGGCGGCGTCATCGGTGGTGTGCTCGTGGCTGATGGCCGCATGCATGTCAGTCGCTTGTGGAAATGACTCCTCCATTTCCATGCTGTCGACGACGTCGTCTAATCCCTCGCGCCTCAGCAAGTGGGCGCTGCGTCGCCGGAGAAGGGCTGTCGCCAGCTGCGCCCCCCAGCTGTCCGGCATTCGCAATCTCATGAGCTCCTGCTTGGCCTTCGAGCCCTGCGATCGTTTCTGCGAATCCTCATCTGCCTCTGAATTTTTCTTTGGTTTCGGATCCAAGGATGATGCTCCGGGCCACCGCAGACGCCGGAAATCCCACCGTCCAGCCGTTCGTTctggtgattttttttcctcATCTTTTTTTATGCGTTTTCGTGCTTGTCTGGACGAACTGTTTGTCAGTGGTTTTATGTTATGATTccgattttaattgaatgtttatCTGATGGGCCTTGTTTAAATTTCGATGTGCCAtacttcaattttattttattttatattagaaCAATTCAGATTGAGATTTACTGAGCCTGAATTATTGGGGACcgagttttatacgattattgtTCACTACTTTGTTGTTTGAGCCGCTATTTGATGATTGATTACTCCTTTGTTGTTTTTGGTCTCTTAATGAAGCAATTGAACAGCTTCACTGGACTGAACAGTAATTCTGGTACATTTGTCGCATTATATAGCCTGGTCAAGTTATGCTCCTGTCTTTGATATTGTTGTTGTTGAGTTTTATCTGGTTGGGGGGAATGATCATTGGGATCGTACCTCAGGCTCAGACCTCATCCATATAAGGGACGAGTGATGCTGCTAGGGTTCAAGGCTAGTGCCTTTCGATTTTCGTTTGTATGGTTAGAAGATTAGTTTATCACCCATGTGCATCAGAGACATAAATGGGCAAATTTCACACCTGTATTAGTTTACAGAAGGGTGGGTGAGCTTGGATTTTGGTAGATTTGACATTTGCACTCTAAGTGTTATTTTTTCCTACTTTCTTTCTCACCTCCATCCAATGCTTTTCAGGCAATAGTCTGTCTTGAATAAATGGGTAATTAGTTTGTTATGACCTTATTTATCTGCTTCCAGTTATGATTTTTGAGATTTCTTTGCCATGCATCAGCAAATTGGAATGCTTTCGCCAGACCATGAAAGTGCATTGTTGCTTTCTCTAACTACATTAAATTTTAGGAGAAGCAATGGCCATAGCTGTGCATCCTATCATGGAAAGTACACCCAAGACAAAACCTCCAACCAAGCAAAGAAGAGTGGTTGTGACAGGTATGGGTGTGGAGACACCACTTGGTCATGATCCAGACGTCTTCTACAATAATCTGCTTGAAGGAGCCAGTGGCATTAGTGTGATTGAGGCTTTTGATTGTTCCCAGTTTCCAACAGTATGTTTTGCTCGTTgttctcttttcattttgtaAGGTTAAtgaattcaatttcaacttaAAGTGATTTTGACTTGAACTTAAAAACTGTAGAGAATTGCTGGGGAGATCAAATCATTCTCAACTGATGGCTTGGTAGCTCCCAAACTTTCCAAGCGAATGGATAGGTTCATGCTTTACATGCTGACAGCTGGCAAGAAGGCTTTGGCTGACGGAGGAATTACAGAAGATGTCATGGATGAGTTAAACAAAGCAAGATGTGGTGTGCTGATTGGTTCAGCTATGGGTGGCATGAAGGTACGACAAAATTATTCTTTGCATAAAAGTTAGTAGAAGAGGGTTATGGGCAAACAGATTACTACACAGAGGCCAGTTAATGATGGAGGAATTGCAGAGGCCAGGCATTGAGCTGGTTAATGCTCCTGTTTTATGGATTTGGTGTCAGTCCTCAGAAATGTGACTGTATGCCGTTTCTTCTACTTATCCTGTTCTCTTCTGTTACCAGTTACCACGACTAAATATTGGTGCATAGACATCTTTAGCACTTTCTCTATGAGGTTACATTGTTATACCATTTTTGAGCATCTGATTCTTTGCATGAAAGTGAGTATCTGGCTTGAGTTCAAACCCTCTTTAAATTGTAGAAATTCACTAGTGGATTTTAGCAGTATCTAATTGTTTTAGTCAAAACTCTCTGCTTTCTCATCATATTATATAGAGATAAATTTAATcctctttttgttttttgacCAGGTCTTTCATGATGCCATTGAAGCTTTACGAGTCTCATATAGAAAGATGAATCCATTTTGTGTACCATTTGCTACTACGAACATGGGTTCTGCTATGCTTGCCATGGATCTGGTTATATAACTTCCTTCTTTTTACCATAGCAGCCTCATTAATGCACAACCTATTGAAGTCATCCTAAGCTCGATTAGTATATTACAGGGATGGATGGGTCCTAACTACTCAATATCTACTGCTTGTGCAACAAGCAACTTTTGTATATTGAATGCGGCAAACCACATCATCAGGGGTGAAGCTGTAAGTGTTGCCTTCTTCTTTCAAGCTTCAGACTAGTGTTTCAAATTTTACTTCCATTTTGTTCCATAATATTAGAAGAATCAACTgacaaatatcaaaatatacACCCACACCTTGTTCATTCGTCTTGCATGCTGATACTTGCTGAGAATTTGCAGGACATGATGCTCTGTGGGGGATCAGATGCAGCAATCATCCCAATTGGTACTAGTTTGTTTCTTACTTAGGTTTCAAATGGTCCTCCGGTTTCTGATCATAGACTCTGGTGCAGGATTGGGGGGCTTTGTTGCATGCAGAGCACTGTCACAGAGGAACACTGATCCCACCAAAGCCTCACGCCCCTGGGATAACGTAatgcccttgattatttttttccttaattGGAAGTTTGGATGCAGTTTATAATCTAGATGACCCCACATATTTCATGTTTCACTGACTGAAATGCCCTTATGCTGCCTACTCCTGTTGCTGTCATTATTTGTTAGGAGTCAAATCCTGCTTTAAAGTATTATCTTTTCAACAGCCAGTGTTATGAATGAATTGTCTAAGATGTCCACTGAAAAATCTATGCTTAATCGGTAAAAGTAGATGGCAGCACTGTATGGCTGTTGATAACTTTGTGCTTTTAGTtgatatattaattcatatcATTATTAATAAACTGACTATATTGTCCACTTAACATTGTATGCTTTTGATCTAAAAGTCTAGTGAATATCTTCAATTTCTAAATATTGACATTTTTGTCATATACGTGATTGTGCTCTGTTCATTATATATGATCTGGGTTCTGGTTTCATATTTCTGGactgtttatattttatatccTTAGGACCTTATGATTGGAAAAAAACTACTGACTAAAAATAACCATCAAATGGGGACTGTGACACTAAGATGAAAAGAATCCAGTTTAAGTTCCATGTTCAATACATGAACTCATAACTTCATAACACACACATACTGTCACTTCCCATGCGAATTAATTCTGGTTTTTGACAGGGTCGTGATGGATTTGTTATGGGAGAAGGGGCTGGAGTATTACTTCTGGAAGAACTTGAGCATGCGCAGGTGTCAAGAGAGTCCAATTAGTActcaacttttttatttatatgctGATGTCTTCCCTGGTTATTCTTGAACCGTAATCTTTCAAATTATTTATGAATGATCAGCAAAGAGGGGCTACTATCTATGCCGAGTTTCTTGGTGGAAGCTTCACTTGTGATGCTTATCACATGACAGAACCTCATCCAGAAGGTGCATCCCTCTTTCTTTGTACCTAGATTAACATGTTGTGAAGTGAAAAATAGGGTGTGCGAGGCTTAGAGTTAGGGCTGGTTTCTCTATTCCCTGTTAACATATGTCTGGATTTGCTTTAGTGCAAGAATGGTCTCACACCCTAATCCACCTTACAGACTTCC
This window encodes:
- the LOC130987955 gene encoding 3-oxoacyl-[acyl-carrier-protein] synthase II, chloroplastic-like: MAASSVVCSWLMAACMSVACGNDSSISMLSTTSSNPSRLSKWALRRRRRAVASCAPQLSGIRNLMSSCLAFEPCDRFCESSSASEFFFGFGSKDDAPGHRRRRKSHRPAVRSGEAMAIAVHPIMESTPKTKPPTKQRRVVVTGMGVETPLGHDPDVFYNNLLEGASGISVIEAFDCSQFPTRIAGEIKSFSTDGLVAPKLSKRMDRFMLYMLTAGKKALADGGITEDVMDELNKARCGVLIGSAMGGMKVFHDAIEALRVSYRKMNPFCVPFATTNMGSAMLAMDLGWMGPNYSISTACATSNFCILNAANHIIRGEADMMLCGGSDAAIIPIGLGGFVACRALSQRNTDPTKASRPWDNGRDGFVMGEGAGVLLLEELEHAQQRGATIYAEFLGGSFTCDAYHMTEPHPEGTGIILCIEKALAQSGVPKEDVNYINAHATSTPAGDLKEYQALLHCFGQNPELKVNSTKSMIGHLLGAAGAVEAVATVQAIRTGWVHPNVNLENPDDSVDTKVLVGPTKERLDVKVALSNSFGFGGHNSSILFAPFK